attcatatcaaCCAACTATGCCAATAAGATGATTTATATATATGCTAGCGATTTTCTGAACGACCAgatgaattgacaaaatgtaaaaataaattgataaaatatgaaaatatttatgattcaattagaaaaattaaaagataaataactaaattatcaaaagtataatagatttataatttttagataattttttcgCATCTTTAAAGTTTTGTGGAGCTCCTCCACAAGCCAAATGACTAGATTCGCCATTCGACAATGACTTATGtctagtcaaaagaaaaaggcgGAAAGAAATGTGTGATGAGCTTTTTGCTCCACCTGTCATTTTGGCCCTGcatgttttcatttctcaaatCTGTTTatgaatagattttttgtttttatgttcctgaaatacaaaaagaacagaagtgagaaacaagaaaaaaattgttttgttcttaaacaattttgaagaaatgatttttgtttctcctttcttcttctctctcttctcttttcttcttcttttctctttggctggccgcctcggccatggccgacggcCAGAatgccgtcgagggtcggcgactcgcCGAGCATCGCTTGAccccagcgaggccgagcctcgccgtcgtTGGGCAAGACTCGGCCTCACCTGGGAGGCTGCCTggggccgaaagaagaaaaaaataaaaaagaaaggaaaaaatgaaaaataaaaaaaaattatttaaaaattaaaaaaaaaaaaaaaaaatataaatttaccaaacgtgtttctattcattttttattctcggaacaagtttttaccaaacgcatatttttattcaaaaattgttccctgaaacagaaacatttttttttatttatgttccttggaatagtttttgaacagaaacgttactaAACGCGCCATTTATTGCCAGACTACACCATGATATTGTCTTTATCCTTTTAAAAGTTCAACATTAAAATATAAGgcaaaagtcataaaaaaaaaaaactctaaaccatATTCTTCCCAAGACATTTagcctaaacttttttttcatgatattaagaATCTCAAACTCACACCTATATAACACATTAGCTCTCCGTCAAAATTCTATGAGAACAATTAAAAATCTATCTATATGGACGCAAAAAACTTAATATTAGCATGGTACTCATGTGGCTTTAGTAGagttattttaacaaaaaaattatttaatgggagataaatgtgttatataaatataaatttgagatttttatgtcGAGAGAAAAGGTGGGATACAATGAGCATATTTTGAAATgccttttttgctttttcgcTAAAATATAATAACTAGATAAAGATAAATCAAGACGCGTGAAATTTGAGAAACTGCAGAGAGCTgtgaaataaatttagaaaaagtaaGATCAGAGGCCCACCATAAGCCCGTACACAGAAAGCAATGATGACGCGAAATGAATTCCAGAAAATGCCACCGGCGGATCGTAGGCCCACGTGTAAACCCGGATTAAAGAGCGATGGGCGATATTTAAAGGAGCCACGATCGGGTCGGAGGTCCCAGTGCAAACGTCGCCGAAACCCAGGTTGATCCGCCGGCGAATTCCGCGATGTCGAAGCAGGGAGAGGCCGTGTGCGTCACCGGCGGCAGCGGCTGCATCGGCTCCTGGCTCGTCCGCCTCCTCCTCGAGCGCGGCTACACCGTCCACGCCACCGTCCAAAATCTCAGTTCCTCTCCCTTTCCGGCGTCACCTTTCGCGTCGCGTTTGCTCGGTTCGTTCTGTCCTTTCGTGATTGCCGGAAGCTAATCCCgcatcggtttttttttttttttcccgcgGTTTTGCAGAAGATGAAGCCGAGACGAAGCATCTGGAAGCCATGCCGGGAGCGGCCTcccgcctccgcctcttctGCATGGACTCCTCGACTACGACTCCGTCCTCGCCGCCGTCCGCGGCTGCGCCGGCGTCTTCCACCTCGCCTCTCCCTGCATCGTCGACCGAGTCCGCGACCCCGAGGttcccttctcttctcttccgcCCGTCTGATTACGCGGATGGATGCCTTTTCTTGGCGCCCTTGGCATTTGGAAAATTTCTTACGTGATTGCTCTTGAACCGGTCATTTGGCAGAAGGAGCTTTTGGACCCGGCCATCAAAGGGACGACCAACGTCTTGACGGCGGCTAAAGAAGTCGGGGTTCGGCGCGTGGTGGTGACGTCCTCCATCTCCGCCATCACGCCGAGCCCTTCTTGGCCTGTTGACCGAGTGAAGGCTGAAGATTGCTGGACTGATCTTGACTACTGCAAGCAGAATGGGGTGAGTTGATTAGACCCCCTTCATTTTCATCGATTGTGAGCTGGATGAGAGTGCCCATTACATTCCCACTGTATGTGACTTATAGTTTCCCCTGTTTGAGCTATAGTTGTGGTATCCCGTTTCCAAAACACTAGCCGAAAAGACTGCTTGGGACTTTGCTAAGGAGCATGGATTAGATGTGGTTGTGGTGAATCCCGGAACGGTCATGGGTCCTGTCATCCCCCCGAGACTCAATGCGAGCATGTTAATGCTCCAACGCCTTCTTCAGGGTAACTTTCTTCCGCTATTCTAGACTCTCGATGCGACCATCATCTGCTGCATCTCTGGTTGTCTTCATCTGTCAATTGTGCCCTTAGGAAAGTCGATCTTTCTTATGTTTGAGTAGATGTAAAGTCGATGCCAGGAGGTTAAAATTCCAAGTTTTGTACCATAGCTGAGGAAATGAATTGACGTCCATAGATAAGCTTAGAGATTTTGTTTCAACTGTTCATAGGCACAGGCTCAGTTATCTGTTATGTACCACTTGTTAAGTTTTCTTCTTATAATTTCCCTTAGATACTAGACTAGATTATCATATCTTTCGCCTGCTGCTGGTGACTTAATTagggaaaatagaaaataatcatAAAGAATGTTGGGCAGGCACTATGGTTCTGCCAAATACTACAAACAAGAATATATGCTTTTGCTGGTTTTAAGTTTACACGACAAATGTTGATTGATGAATGTGATGTTATGAACCAAATATTAATGCCAGCAATGCatcattctctcagctaagtACTAGATATTTGAAGGTGACCTGCAAAATGTGATGGAGATAAGTCTAGTAGTCCAGTCTTCTGAACTTAATGCCTTTTACTTCCACATTGAATGAGTGTTAATCTTAATAAGCAATTTCATACCTTTCCACAGGGTGCACTGACACATACCAAGACTTTTCATGGGATCTGTTCATTTTAAAGATGTTGCCTTAGCACACATTCTGGTTTACGAGAATGAATCAGCCAAAGGAAGGCACTTGTGCGTTGAGGCTATATCACATTATGGCGATTTTGTGGCCAAGGTTGCTGAGCTTTACCCTGAATACAACTTGCCGAGGTAACTAGTAACTAATTTGACTTCCTTCACATGCAAAACAGTTCTACTCCAGTCTCATGCAGGAGTTCTAGCTCCTTTTTAAACTGCATCAGGATCTTCAAATGCATCTCTAAGACTTGTAGTTCTAatgatcatttttgttttcttttcttttaagctGAATGTTTACTTGGGGAGTGTTCTGGTCTTACAAACAGAGCAAATTAAATTTCTTAATATGCCTTATACCAGTGAGTCATGCCTTACTAGTTATAACCTGAAACATTTGGCTGTCAAATAGATTGCCCCCATCATTTCTTGTGTCCTGATTTTGAAGACCCAGAATTTTGGTCAGGCTTTTGTGTTGCCTTAAAGgctttaatttttcctttgggTTTCAAAGTCTAATCTAATGGACAAGAGACAGCTTCCCTCACTAGTCAAATTCAGACAACTTGGAGACTAAATGTGTAATGGCCTGCCTATAATTTATCGGTAGAAATGGGTAAGACTTTCTTATTAGCAGCAGCCTCTAGACTGTTATTAAAGAATCTTCCCCATAGTATGTTAATTGCGAAATGGGTAAGACTTTCTTATTAGCAGCAGCCTCTAGACTGTTATTAAAGAATCTTCCCCATAGTATGTTAATTGCTGCTAACGAAATTGATAGGAAAGGTTCAGATGCAGATGCTTCTGTTTTCAGTCTGTTTTGTGTCCATTTCCTCTGTCATTGGTAGCCTAGTACTGTACAGGATGACTTCTGTAGGATTTGTATGTGGCTGATGTTGCTAAACTCAGTATTCTGTCTCGATAGATTACCCAAGGATACTCAACCAGGGTTATTGAGGACGAAGAACGGAGCTAAGAAGCTGATGGACTTGGGATTGGAGTTTATCCCCATGGAACAAATCATCAAGGATTCTGTGGAGAGCTTAAAGAGCAAGGGCTTCATTTCATGAACGCATCTCAGAGAATTCTTGGGAACCAACATATGTAGTGATGTATCCTAGCTGTGGCCTGTGGTGACGCCGTACTAATGTTGTGATGAGCGATTGAGTTATAATGGATGAATTGCCAGTGCCCTGGAGAAAAGGGTGAAAAGTCTTTCAACGTTATCTTTCTTGCACGGTCCTAGCAATGATTTCATCGCCGATATTCACATGTTAAGTCGTGTCCAATGGCGTATTCGATACTCAAAAGTGATCGGCGCCAAGGCCGTCAAACTACGATAAGATGCCATGTAACTATCATAGGACCAAAGCCCCTTATCCACCCAAGGTCGGAAATCGGGCTACATGCATTTGTACGACCGTGATGCTTCTAATAGATGTATGTGGTATAAAAAGCGGGCCTGGGACATTTCTATGGCAGCGGAATGGTAATTCTCTCGCGTCACAAGGGGACACGTAGTTCGCGACGAAATATTTCACGGTCCAGATTTTATCCTCCCGATGTCTGatggatattttttttggaGCTTACTCCTTAAAAGAGCAATTTATGTGCAAGAGGCCAGAAGGTATTAGCGGGACTTGGCAGCCGAGTTGGTAGAGGGATTCGGCCGGTGGTTAAGCCTAATCCTAGGCAGTCGCGAATGGAGAACCGATCGGCGGCCCGTCTCCGTGACGCTATCTGGACCTGTTCGTGGCTGATCCTGTTGGCTAGCCCATTAGCGGCGGCCGCGGTCGGTCCCGGTCGGGAGGGAGGCAAGGTGGAGCTGGCGCTCTACTACGAGACCCTCTGTCCCTACTGCTCCAATTTCGTCGTCAACCATCTTTTCAAGGTCTTCGACAGCGGCCTCATCTCCATCCTCGATCTCAAGCTCGTCCCTTACGGGAACGCCCGCATCGGTGCCAACGACACCGTCACTTGCCAGGTCCGATTCAGTTTCGCACGCGCTCATTTCGTTTTCCTCCTTTCTGCCTTTTCCTTTCGTCTCGCTGAATTTCCACGATCGTCGCTCTGGCCGGCGGACACCTGTCGATCCATCTCCGCTCGTCACCGAACGCTCGTCAcgtcgtcatcgtcatcgtcatcgtcgcATGTCCACTGGACTCGGAGCGGGTCGATAAAAGCCCCGACCGAGCCTCAAATCCTCGAACGATTTTAGCTTGATCGTAAGCGCGATCCGACATGCATTCCGCGTCTGACCTAGCCCGCCGCTCTCTCCTGACCTGCCTGTGCTTGATCGGCGTTCTCTCCACTTCTTCGTCTTCCGAAATCGCCTTACCTTCAGAGTCCTCCAATAAGGTGTCCTTGGGTTTGTATTACGAGTCCCTTTGCCCTTACAGCGCCGATTTCGTCGTCAATCACCTCCCCAAGATCTTCGACAGCGACCTCGTCTCCCATGTCGACCTTCACCTCGTCCCTTGGGGCAATGCCAAAATGAGAGGCAACGCCACCTTTGATTGCCAGGTCCCGACTTGCATTTTCCGCCCGACTTTTCTATCTTCCGTGATGCTCTTTGTATTGATGAATATCTGGACTTCGCATGAacttttttcctgttttattaGTGTCTTGGGCATCTCCGGTTTATCGATTTTTGTATGTATTTCTTCCGTTCCGCGTCCTGTCTGGCTCTTATGCTTGTCCTGTGATTGTTGCAGCATGGACCGTGGGAATGCCTGCTCAACACCGTGGAAGCATGCGCAATCGACGTCTGGCCCGACTTGGTAGGGAACCGGCTCTCAATtagtcgatttttttttttttgttcgcaGCGCTTAATTTTGTGGAATTGTCTTTGCGCGTTTACCATGTTGTGTGCTACCTTGCAGCCTTTGTTTTTTGGATCAATATTGTCATGGAGTATTGTAGACATGTCTTTGCTGCTGCTCTCTTCACTACCCCATACAAATGCTGGGTGTTCCTGAATTCAGAGGGTTCATATGCCTGCAAATTAGATGCTAATCATGACCATTGCGATGTGCATGCCACCCTAATGTGGTTTCAGACCTTTAGGAGCATGGCACAATTGTATACATCTAATGCTCATTACATAGTCATCATGTGGTGTAGACAATACGGGGATTGGTGTTTGATGTATGTTTCTCCATTCAGCTTTCTTATAAGTTGGTTATTGTGGATCTTTCACTGCAGAGCGAGCATTTTCCTCTTATCTATTGCATTGAGAAGTTGGTGTATTCGCATGACTACGCCCAGTGGGAATCCTGCTTTGAGCCTTTAGGATTGGATTCAAAACTTGTCTCAGACTGTTATGCTGGTGGGCGAGGGAAAGAGGTTAGTTTTACCCCATTTATCTGCTATCGTTTACACTAGATTATGCATGTTAGTCTTGACATTTTTGTCTCCATATGTGAGAGTATATCTTGTAAGTATTTACAGCGTAGAGTCtaagagtgtgtttggtaacatttctattcctgAGAACAATTTGTTTTcagatataattttttaatatttcttttccctgaaacagtttttgagcaaaacacgtttgataactatgtaaaatttctactcctagaatagaaaaaaacatgaatgtgtttggtacgaccttcaaattttgttgtggtgtagaatttcttttaatttttttaatgattttccgagtttttttttttttttttttttctctcttctttttcctcctttagTTGGGGAGGTTGCTGGAACTCGTCTCTAGCCAATCATCAGCCATGCCGAGGTTTGGCGACcaattagaagaggaagaagaagaaaagaaaataaagaaaatgacttgttctagaaattgttcccaaaaacaaaaagcaacttttttgtacttcttgttcctgttccaaatctattctccagccatttttctattttgaggaataaaaaaattagctgatgttatcaaatagatttttttttctttttctatttcggaggacaaaataatagaaattttaagaaatagaaacgttaacaaacacaccctaaaagTTCAGCTAGATTCATGTGTTCTAAGGAGTTACTGTTTATTCTTCATCAGAGTAGATCATATTTTTTTGGTTATCCTTTGAAACCAAATGAACATCTGCCATAATATGTTGACTTTGACAAATTGAGTAATGATGAGATGTGGAAATTTGTAGTACTCACCTGAATTCTGATTTCAACACTTGGACATATAACTGTGGTAAAAATAGAAG
The nucleotide sequence above comes from Eucalyptus grandis isolate ANBG69807.140 chromosome 2, ASM1654582v1, whole genome shotgun sequence. Encoded proteins:
- the LOC104432618 gene encoding LOW QUALITY PROTEIN: cinnamoyl-CoA reductase 1 (The sequence of the model RefSeq protein was modified relative to this genomic sequence to represent the inferred CDS: inserted 2 bases in 2 codons) → MSKQGEAVCVTGGSGCIGSWLVRLLLERGYTVHATVQNLKDEAETKHLEAMPGAASRLRLFCMDXLDYDSVLAAVRGCAGVFHLASPCIVDRVRDPEKELLDPAIKGTTNVLTAAKEVGVRRVVVTSSISAITPSPSWPVDRVKAEDCWTDLDYCKQNGLWYPVSKTLAEKTAWDFAKEHGLDVVVVNPGTVMGPVIPPRLNASMLMLQRLLQGCTDTYQDXFMGSVHFKDVALAHILVYENESAKGRHLCVEAISHYGDFVAKVAELYPEYNLPRLPKDTQPGLLRTKNGAKKLMDLGLEFIPMEQIIKDSVESLKSKGFIS
- the LOC104432619 gene encoding gamma-interferon-responsive lysosomal thiol protein isoform X2, producing the protein MHSASDLARRSLLTCLCLIGVLSTSSSSEIALPSESSNKVSLGLYYESLCPYSADFVVNHLPKIFDSDLVSHVDLHLVPWGNAKMRGNATFDCQHGPWECLLNTVEACAIDVWPDLSEHFPLIYCIEKLVYSHDYAQWESCFEPLGLDSKLVSDCYAGGRGKELELEYAAETNALQPPHQYVPWVVVDGKPLYDDYVNFMSYICEAYSGTAKPEACSKLSLNRVQLREARKSLPVCYLKEKMSSPAFKVVRSAVESMMGWTKMLLDA
- the LOC104432619 gene encoding gamma-interferon-responsive lysosomal thiol protein isoform X1; the encoded protein is MENRSAARLRDAIWTCSWLILLASPLAAAAVGPGREGGKVELALYYETLCPYCSNFVVNHLFKVFDSGLISILDLKLVPYGNARIGANDTVTCQHGPWECLLNTVEACAIDVWPDLSEHFPLIYCIEKLVYSHDYAQWESCFEPLGLDSKLVSDCYAGGRGKELELEYAAETNALQPPHQYVPWVVVDGKPLYDDYVNFMSYICEAYSGTAKPEACSKLSLNRVQLREARKSLPVCYLKEKMSSPAFKVVRSAVESMMGWTKMLLDA